The Thermococcus celericrescens sequence CCCTCGAGAGGCACATCCTCACGCGGGTGAACGAGTTTAACAGGTTCTACCCGCTCAGCGTGGCCGCACCGCTCGGCTACGTCCTTCAGAAGGAGCGTGAGGTCAGGAAGCTCAGGGCCATAGCCAAGCTCATCAGCGACGGCCTCGAGCCAGAGAGGATAAAGGAGATGGCGGGTGATGCCACATGAAGATAGCCGTGCTCGGGGACAGGGACACGGCGCTGGGGTTCAGACTCGCCGGCGCCCATGAGGTTTATTCCTTTGAGGACACGCCTCTCGAGATTGAGAGGCTCAGGAACAAGCTCAGGGAGCTTATCGAGAGGGGCGACGTGGGAATAATACTCATAACGGAGAGGTTCGCCCAGAAGGTTGAGATACCCGAGGTTACGCTTCCGATCATCCTTCAGGTGCCGGACAAGTCCGGCTCTAGGTTCGGCGAAGAGGCGATTAAGGAGATAGTTAGGAGGGCAATTGGTGTTGAGCTGAAGAGGTGAAAGGAAATGGGAAGGATAATTCGTGTTACGGGTCCCCTGGTCGTCGCCGACGATATGAAGGGCTCCAAGATGTACGAGGTCGTTCGCGTCGGCGAAATGGGTCTCATAGGAGAAATCATCCGCCTTGAGGGTGACAAGGCTGTTATCCAGGTCTACGAGGAGACTGCAGGTATAAGACCGGGTGAGCCGGTCGAGGGA is a genomic window containing:
- a CDS encoding V-type ATP synthase subunit F, translating into MKIAVLGDRDTALGFRLAGAHEVYSFEDTPLEIERLRNKLRELIERGDVGIILITERFAQKVEIPEVTLPIILQVPDKSGSRFGEEAIKEIVRRAIGVELKR